The following proteins come from a genomic window of Oncorhynchus mykiss isolate Arlee chromosome 19, USDA_OmykA_1.1, whole genome shotgun sequence:
- the LOC110512762 gene encoding neuronal acetylcholine receptor subunit alpha-3 isoform X4 — MLPQDEVNQIMETNLWLRHIWNDYKLSWAPVEFDGIEFIRVPSNKIWRPDIVLYNNAVGDFLVEDKTKALLKFDGTVTWVPPAIFKSSCPMDITYFPFDYQNCSMKFGSWTYDKAKIDLVLIGSKVNLKDFWESGEWEIIDAPGYKHDIKYNCCEEIYPDITYSFYIRRLPLFYTINLIIPCLLISFLTVLVFYLPSDCGEKVTLCISVLLSLTVFLLVITETIPSTSLVIPLIGEYLLFTMIFVTLSIVITVFVLNVHYRTPMTHTMPGWVRSVFLRVLPRVMLMRRPIDQDGKALCSDSGEDRGAGGGGGGKGGKKRKNSLTQGGNCLEFGDNKLTEGGCGERGGKKCPCPCQHGKETLETTDPGKLSRQLSPQSINTVVAFSVLSPEIKQAIESVKYIAENMRSRNKAKEVEDDWKYVAMVIDRIFLWVFVTVCILGTLGLFLQPVIGFLS; from the exons ATGCTACCTCAG GATGAAGTGAATCAGATCATGGAGACAAATCTGTGGCTGAGACac ATCTGGAACGACTACAAACTAAGCTGGGCCCCAGTAGAGTTTGATGGGATTGAGTTCATCAGAGTTCCATCCAACAAGATCTGGAGACCTGACATAGTGCTTTATAACAA TGCTGTGGGAGACTTCCTGGTTGAAGATAAGACCAAAGCTCTGTTGAAGTTTGACGGTACAGTCACCTGGGTTCCCCCTGCAATCTTTAAGTCCTCCTGCCCCATGGACATCACCTACTTCCCCTTTGACTACCAGAACTGCTCCATGAAGTTTGGCTCCTGGACCTACGACAAGGCCAAGATCGACCTGGTGCTCATTGGGTCAAAG GTCAACCTCAAAGACTTCTGGGAGAGCGGCGAGTGGGAGATCATCGATGCTCCGGGCTACAAGCACGACATCAAGTACAACTGTTGCGAGGAGATCTACCCAGACATCACCTACTCCTTCTACATCAGACGCCTGCCTCTCTTCTACACCATCAACCTCATCATCCCCTGTCTCCTCATCTCTTTTTTAACAGTCCTGGTCTTCTACCTGCCCTCCGACTGCGGAGAGAAG GTGACCCTCTgtatctctgtcctcctctccctcactgtgTTCCTTCTGGTGATCACTGAGACCATCCCGTccacctccctggtcatccccctCATCGGGGAGTACCTCCTCTTCACTATGATCTTCGTCACcctctccatcgtcatcaccGTGTTCGTCTTGAACGTCCACTACCGTACACCAATGACCCACACCATGCCGGGCTGGGTCAGGTCCGTCTTCCTCAG GGTGCTACCCAGAGTAATGCTGATGAGACGGCCCATAGACCAGGATGGCAAGGCCCTCTGTTCAGACAgcggggaggacagaggagcaggaggaggaggaggagggaaaggaggaaagaagaggaagaatagTCTGACg CAGGGAGGGAACTGCCTGGAGTTCGGAGACAACAAACTGActgagggaggatgtggagaaagagggggaaagaagtGCCCTTGCCCCTGCCAACATGGGAAGGAGACCCTAGAGACAACAGATCCGGGGAAACTGAGCCGCCAGCTGAGTCCTCAGAGCATCAACACGGTGGTGGCCTTCTCCGTCCTGTCCCCGGAGATTAAACAGGCCATCGAGAGCGTCAAGTACATCGCCGAGAACATGAGGAGCCGCAACAAGGCCAAAGAG gtggaGGATGATTGGAAGTACGTTGCCATGGTGATAGACAGAATCTTCCTGTGGGTGTTTGTGACAGTGTGCATCCTCGGAACCCTCGGCCTCTTCCTGCAGCCTGTCATTGGCTTCCTGTCATAA
- the LOC110512762 gene encoding neuronal acetylcholine receptor subunit alpha-3 isoform X3, with translation MNQAARGTLLLLVFVLIMQDCFSSKGEDRLFRRLFRRYNQFIRPVENVSDPVTVEFEVSMSQLVKVIWNDYKLSWAPVEFDGIEFIRVPSNKIWRPDIVLYNNAVGDFLVEDKTKALLKFDGTVTWVPPAIFKSSCPMDITYFPFDYQNCSMKFGSWTYDKAKIDLVLIGSKVNLKDFWESGEWEIIDAPGYKHDIKYNCCEEIYPDITYSFYIRRLPLFYTINLIIPCLLISFLTVLVFYLPSDCGEKVTLCISVLLSLTVFLLVITETIPSTSLVIPLIGEYLLFTMIFVTLSIVITVFVLNVHYRTPMTHTMPGWVRSVFLRVLPRVMLMRRPIDQDGKALCSDSGEDRGAGGGGGGKGGKKRKNSLTQGGNCLEFGDNKLTEGGCGERGGKKCPCPCQHGKETLETTDPGKLSRQLSPQSINTVVAFSVLSPEIKQAIESVKYIAENMRSRNKAKEVEDDWKYVAMVIDRIFLWVFVTVCILGTLGLFLQPVIGFLS, from the exons actGCTTCTCCTCTAAAGGGGAGGACAGGTTGTTCAGGAGGCTGTTCCGGAGGTACAACCAGTTTATCAGGCCGGTGGAGAACGTCTCAGACCCCGTCACCGTGGAGTTTGAGGTTTCCATGTCACAGCTCGTAAAAGTg ATCTGGAACGACTACAAACTAAGCTGGGCCCCAGTAGAGTTTGATGGGATTGAGTTCATCAGAGTTCCATCCAACAAGATCTGGAGACCTGACATAGTGCTTTATAACAA TGCTGTGGGAGACTTCCTGGTTGAAGATAAGACCAAAGCTCTGTTGAAGTTTGACGGTACAGTCACCTGGGTTCCCCCTGCAATCTTTAAGTCCTCCTGCCCCATGGACATCACCTACTTCCCCTTTGACTACCAGAACTGCTCCATGAAGTTTGGCTCCTGGACCTACGACAAGGCCAAGATCGACCTGGTGCTCATTGGGTCAAAG GTCAACCTCAAAGACTTCTGGGAGAGCGGCGAGTGGGAGATCATCGATGCTCCGGGCTACAAGCACGACATCAAGTACAACTGTTGCGAGGAGATCTACCCAGACATCACCTACTCCTTCTACATCAGACGCCTGCCTCTCTTCTACACCATCAACCTCATCATCCCCTGTCTCCTCATCTCTTTTTTAACAGTCCTGGTCTTCTACCTGCCCTCCGACTGCGGAGAGAAG GTGACCCTCTgtatctctgtcctcctctccctcactgtgTTCCTTCTGGTGATCACTGAGACCATCCCGTccacctccctggtcatccccctCATCGGGGAGTACCTCCTCTTCACTATGATCTTCGTCACcctctccatcgtcatcaccGTGTTCGTCTTGAACGTCCACTACCGTACACCAATGACCCACACCATGCCGGGCTGGGTCAGGTCCGTCTTCCTCAG GGTGCTACCCAGAGTAATGCTGATGAGACGGCCCATAGACCAGGATGGCAAGGCCCTCTGTTCAGACAgcggggaggacagaggagcaggaggaggaggaggagggaaaggaggaaagaagaggaagaatagTCTGACg CAGGGAGGGAACTGCCTGGAGTTCGGAGACAACAAACTGActgagggaggatgtggagaaagagggggaaagaagtGCCCTTGCCCCTGCCAACATGGGAAGGAGACCCTAGAGACAACAGATCCGGGGAAACTGAGCCGCCAGCTGAGTCCTCAGAGCATCAACACGGTGGTGGCCTTCTCCGTCCTGTCCCCGGAGATTAAACAGGCCATCGAGAGCGTCAAGTACATCGCCGAGAACATGAGGAGCCGCAACAAGGCCAAAGAG gtggaGGATGATTGGAAGTACGTTGCCATGGTGATAGACAGAATCTTCCTGTGGGTGTTTGTGACAGTGTGCATCCTCGGAACCCTCGGCCTCTTCCTGCAGCCTGTCATTGGCTTCCTGTCATAA
- the LOC110512762 gene encoding neuronal acetylcholine receptor subunit alpha-3 isoform X1, with protein MNQAARGTLLLLVFVLIMQDCFSSKGEDRLFRRLFRRYNQFIRPVENVSDPVTVEFEVSMSQLVKVDEVNQIMETNLWLRHIWNDYKLSWAPVEFDGIEFIRVPSNKIWRPDIVLYNNAVGDFLVEDKTKALLKFDGTVTWVPPAIFKSSCPMDITYFPFDYQNCSMKFGSWTYDKAKIDLVLIGSKVNLKDFWESGEWEIIDAPGYKHDIKYNCCEEIYPDITYSFYIRRLPLFYTINLIIPCLLISFLTVLVFYLPSDCGEKVTLCISVLLSLTVFLLVITETIPSTSLVIPLIGEYLLFTMIFVTLSIVITVFVLNVHYRTPMTHTMPGWVRSVFLRVLPRVMLMRRPIDQDGKALCSDSGEDRGAGGGGGGKGGKKRKNSLTQGGNCLEFGDNKLTEGGCGERGGKKCPCPCQHGKETLETTDPGKLSRQLSPQSINTVVAFSVLSPEIKQAIESVKYIAENMRSRNKAKEVEDDWKYVAMVIDRIFLWVFVTVCILGTLGLFLQPVIGFLS; from the exons actGCTTCTCCTCTAAAGGGGAGGACAGGTTGTTCAGGAGGCTGTTCCGGAGGTACAACCAGTTTATCAGGCCGGTGGAGAACGTCTCAGACCCCGTCACCGTGGAGTTTGAGGTTTCCATGTCACAGCTCGTAAAAGTg GATGAAGTGAATCAGATCATGGAGACAAATCTGTGGCTGAGACac ATCTGGAACGACTACAAACTAAGCTGGGCCCCAGTAGAGTTTGATGGGATTGAGTTCATCAGAGTTCCATCCAACAAGATCTGGAGACCTGACATAGTGCTTTATAACAA TGCTGTGGGAGACTTCCTGGTTGAAGATAAGACCAAAGCTCTGTTGAAGTTTGACGGTACAGTCACCTGGGTTCCCCCTGCAATCTTTAAGTCCTCCTGCCCCATGGACATCACCTACTTCCCCTTTGACTACCAGAACTGCTCCATGAAGTTTGGCTCCTGGACCTACGACAAGGCCAAGATCGACCTGGTGCTCATTGGGTCAAAG GTCAACCTCAAAGACTTCTGGGAGAGCGGCGAGTGGGAGATCATCGATGCTCCGGGCTACAAGCACGACATCAAGTACAACTGTTGCGAGGAGATCTACCCAGACATCACCTACTCCTTCTACATCAGACGCCTGCCTCTCTTCTACACCATCAACCTCATCATCCCCTGTCTCCTCATCTCTTTTTTAACAGTCCTGGTCTTCTACCTGCCCTCCGACTGCGGAGAGAAG GTGACCCTCTgtatctctgtcctcctctccctcactgtgTTCCTTCTGGTGATCACTGAGACCATCCCGTccacctccctggtcatccccctCATCGGGGAGTACCTCCTCTTCACTATGATCTTCGTCACcctctccatcgtcatcaccGTGTTCGTCTTGAACGTCCACTACCGTACACCAATGACCCACACCATGCCGGGCTGGGTCAGGTCCGTCTTCCTCAG GGTGCTACCCAGAGTAATGCTGATGAGACGGCCCATAGACCAGGATGGCAAGGCCCTCTGTTCAGACAgcggggaggacagaggagcaggaggaggaggaggagggaaaggaggaaagaagaggaagaatagTCTGACg CAGGGAGGGAACTGCCTGGAGTTCGGAGACAACAAACTGActgagggaggatgtggagaaagagggggaaagaagtGCCCTTGCCCCTGCCAACATGGGAAGGAGACCCTAGAGACAACAGATCCGGGGAAACTGAGCCGCCAGCTGAGTCCTCAGAGCATCAACACGGTGGTGGCCTTCTCCGTCCTGTCCCCGGAGATTAAACAGGCCATCGAGAGCGTCAAGTACATCGCCGAGAACATGAGGAGCCGCAACAAGGCCAAAGAG gtggaGGATGATTGGAAGTACGTTGCCATGGTGATAGACAGAATCTTCCTGTGGGTGTTTGTGACAGTGTGCATCCTCGGAACCCTCGGCCTCTTCCTGCAGCCTGTCATTGGCTTCCTGTCATAA
- the LOC110512762 gene encoding neuronal acetylcholine receptor subunit alpha-3 isoform X2, giving the protein MNQAARGTLLLLVFVLIMQDCFSSKGEDRLFRRLFRRYNQFIRPVENVSDPVTVEFEVSMSQLVKVDEVNQIMETNLWLRHIWNDYKLSWAPVEFDGIEFIRVPSNKIWRPDIVLYNNAVGDFLVEDKTKALLKFDGTVTWVPPAIFKSSCPMDITYFPFDYQNCSMKFGSWTYDKAKIDLVLIGSKVNLKDFWESGEWEIIDAPGYKHDIKYNCCEEIYPDITYSFYIRRLPLFYTINLIIPCLLISFLTVLVFYLPSDCGEKVTLCISVLLSLTVFLLVITETIPSTSLVIPLIGEYLLFTMIFVTLSIVITVFVLNVHYRTPMTHTMPGWVRSVFLRVLPRVMLMRRPIDQDGKALCSDSGEDRGAGGGGGGKGGKKRKNSLTGGNCLEFGDNKLTEGGCGERGGKKCPCPCQHGKETLETTDPGKLSRQLSPQSINTVVAFSVLSPEIKQAIESVKYIAENMRSRNKAKEVEDDWKYVAMVIDRIFLWVFVTVCILGTLGLFLQPVIGFLS; this is encoded by the exons actGCTTCTCCTCTAAAGGGGAGGACAGGTTGTTCAGGAGGCTGTTCCGGAGGTACAACCAGTTTATCAGGCCGGTGGAGAACGTCTCAGACCCCGTCACCGTGGAGTTTGAGGTTTCCATGTCACAGCTCGTAAAAGTg GATGAAGTGAATCAGATCATGGAGACAAATCTGTGGCTGAGACac ATCTGGAACGACTACAAACTAAGCTGGGCCCCAGTAGAGTTTGATGGGATTGAGTTCATCAGAGTTCCATCCAACAAGATCTGGAGACCTGACATAGTGCTTTATAACAA TGCTGTGGGAGACTTCCTGGTTGAAGATAAGACCAAAGCTCTGTTGAAGTTTGACGGTACAGTCACCTGGGTTCCCCCTGCAATCTTTAAGTCCTCCTGCCCCATGGACATCACCTACTTCCCCTTTGACTACCAGAACTGCTCCATGAAGTTTGGCTCCTGGACCTACGACAAGGCCAAGATCGACCTGGTGCTCATTGGGTCAAAG GTCAACCTCAAAGACTTCTGGGAGAGCGGCGAGTGGGAGATCATCGATGCTCCGGGCTACAAGCACGACATCAAGTACAACTGTTGCGAGGAGATCTACCCAGACATCACCTACTCCTTCTACATCAGACGCCTGCCTCTCTTCTACACCATCAACCTCATCATCCCCTGTCTCCTCATCTCTTTTTTAACAGTCCTGGTCTTCTACCTGCCCTCCGACTGCGGAGAGAAG GTGACCCTCTgtatctctgtcctcctctccctcactgtgTTCCTTCTGGTGATCACTGAGACCATCCCGTccacctccctggtcatccccctCATCGGGGAGTACCTCCTCTTCACTATGATCTTCGTCACcctctccatcgtcatcaccGTGTTCGTCTTGAACGTCCACTACCGTACACCAATGACCCACACCATGCCGGGCTGGGTCAGGTCCGTCTTCCTCAG GGTGCTACCCAGAGTAATGCTGATGAGACGGCCCATAGACCAGGATGGCAAGGCCCTCTGTTCAGACAgcggggaggacagaggagcaggaggaggaggaggagggaaaggaggaaagaagaggaagaatagTCTGACg GGAGGGAACTGCCTGGAGTTCGGAGACAACAAACTGActgagggaggatgtggagaaagagggggaaagaagtGCCCTTGCCCCTGCCAACATGGGAAGGAGACCCTAGAGACAACAGATCCGGGGAAACTGAGCCGCCAGCTGAGTCCTCAGAGCATCAACACGGTGGTGGCCTTCTCCGTCCTGTCCCCGGAGATTAAACAGGCCATCGAGAGCGTCAAGTACATCGCCGAGAACATGAGGAGCCGCAACAAGGCCAAAGAG gtggaGGATGATTGGAAGTACGTTGCCATGGTGATAGACAGAATCTTCCTGTGGGTGTTTGTGACAGTGTGCATCCTCGGAACCCTCGGCCTCTTCCTGCAGCCTGTCATTGGCTTCCTGTCATAA